A window of Apium graveolens cultivar Ventura chromosome 8, ASM990537v1, whole genome shotgun sequence contains these coding sequences:
- the LOC141681035 gene encoding uncharacterized protein LOC141681035: MKEAIRMVLESIYDPEFPDTSHFRSGRGCHSALRRIKGEWGTSRWFLEFDIRFHTIDRHRLIPIFKEEIDDPKFFYPIQKVFSAGRLVGGEKGPYSVPHSVLLSALPGNIYLHKLDQEIGRIRQKYEIPIVQRIRSVLLKTGRIDDQENSGEETSFNAPQDNRAFIVGRVKSIQRKAAFHSLVSSWHTPPTSTPRLRGDQKTPFVFPPSSALAALLNKPSSLLCAAFLIEAAGLTPKAEFYGRERCNNNLAMRDFFKYCKRKSLLIEPGREAILVIRSERGLARKLAPLKSHYLIRICYARYADDLLLGIVGAVELLIEIQKRIAHFLQSGLNLWVGSAGSTTIAARSTIEFLGAVIREVPPRTTPIQLLRELEKRLRVKHRIHITACRLRSAIHSKFRNLGNSIPIKELTKGMSGTGSLLDAVQLAETLGTAGVRSPQVSVLWGAVKHIRQESRGISLLHSSGQSKVPSDVQQAVSRSVMSVRKLSLYTPASRKAAGEGGGHWARSISSEFPIQIEAPIKKILRRLRDRGLISRRRPWPIHAACLTNVSDGDIVNWSAGIAISPLSYYRCRDNLYQVRTIVDHQLRWSAIFTPAHKHKSSARNIIPKYSKDSNIVNQEGGKTLAEFPNSIELGKLGPGQDPNNKEHSTTSLV, from the coding sequence ATGAAAGAGGCGATCAGAATGGTACTCGAATCCATTTACGATCCCGAGTTTCCAGACACATCGCACTTCCGCTCGGGTCGAGGCTGCCACTCGGCCCTAAGACGGATCAAAGGAGAGTGGGGAACCTCTCGCTGGTTTTTGGAATTCGACATCAGGTTTCACACCATCGACCGACATCGACTCATCCCAATCTTTAAGGAAGAGATCGACGATCCCAAGTTCTTTTACCCCATTCAGAAAGTCTTTTCCGCCGGACGACTCGTAGGAGGTGAGAAGGGCCCTTACTCCGTCCCACACAGTGTATTACTATCGGCCCTACCAGGCAACATCTACCTACACAAGCTCGATCAGGAGATAGGGAGGATCCGACAGAAGTACGAAATTCCGATTGTTCAGAGAATCAGATCGGTTCTATTAAAGACAGGTCGTATTGATGACCAAGAAAACTctggagaagaaacaagcttCAACGCTCCCCAAGACAACAGAGCCTTCATTGTGGGGAGGGTAAAGAGCATCCAACGCAAAGCGGCCTTTCATTCCCTTGTTTCGTCGTGGCACACCCCCCCCACAAGCACCCCCCGGCTCAGGGGGGACCAGAAAACGCCTTTCGTTTTCCCCCCTTCGTCGGCCCTTGCCGCCCTCCTTAACAAGCCCTCGAGCCTCCTTTGCGCCGCCTTCCTCATAGAAGCCGCCGGGTTGACCCCGAAGGCCGAATTCTATGGTAGAGAACGCTGTAATAATAATTTGGCCATGAGAGACTTTTTTAAGTATTGCAAAAGAAAGAGCCTGCTGATAGAGCCAGGCAGGGAGGCGATACTAGTTATCAGGTCAGAGAGAGGCCTGGCCCGTAAGCTGGCCCCCTTAAAAAGCCATTACTTAATAAGGATTTGTTACGCGCGATATGCCGACGACTTACTGCTGGGAATCGTGGGTGCCGTAGAGCTTCTCATAGAAATACAAAAACGGATCGCCCACTTCCTACAATCCGGCCTGAACCTTTGGGTAGGCTCTGCAGGATCAACAACAATAGCTGCACGGAGTACGATAGAATTCCTCGGTGCGGTCATTCGGGAAGTCCCTCCGAGGACGACTCCCATACAACTCTTGCGAGAGCTGGAGAAGCGTCTACGGGTAAAGCACCGTATCCATATAACTGCTTGCCGCCTACGCTCCGCCATCCATTCCAAGTTTAGGAACCTAGGTAATAGTATCCCGATCAAAGAGCTGACGAAGGGGATGAGCGGAACAGGGAGTCTACTGGACGCGGTTCAACTAGCGGAGACTCTTGGAACAGCTGGAGTAAGAAGTCCCCAAGTGAGCGTATTATGGGGGGCCGTCAAGCACATCCGGCAAGAATCAAGGGGGATCTCGTTGTTGCATAGCTCAGGTCAAAGCAAGGTGCCCTCGGACGTTCAACAGGCAGTCTCACGATCGGTCATGAGTGTTCGGAAGCTGTCATTGTATACTCCCGCGAGTCGGAAGGCGGCGGGGGAAGGAGGGGGACACTGGGCGAGATCTATCAGCAGCGAATTCCCCATACAAATAGAGGCGCCTATCAAAAAGATACTCCGAAGGCTTCGGGATCGAGGTCTCATTAGCCGAAGAAGACCCTGGCCAATCCACGCGGCCTGCTTGACGAACGTCAGCGACGGAGACATCGTAAATTGGTCCGCGGGCATCGCGATAAGTCCTCTGTCCTACTACAGGTGCCGCGACAATCTTTACCAAGTCCGAACGATTGTCGACCACCAGCTCCGCTGGTCTGCAATATTCACCCCGGCCCACAAGCACAAATCCTCGGCGCGGAATATAATCCCAAAGtactccaaagactcaaatatAGTCAATCAAGAAGGTGGTAAGACCCTTGCAGAGTTCCCCAACAGCATAGAGCTTGGGAAGCTCGGACCCGGTCAAGATCCGAACAACAAGGAGCACTCAACTACTAGTCTAGTCTAG